One segment of Haloplanus natans DSM 17983 DNA contains the following:
- a CDS encoding NADPH:quinone reductase has translation MRAVRYHDYGGSGVLQVDDIDRPDPADDEVLIEVAAAGVNPVDTYLIAGSYEPFTLPMIPGVDAAGEAAEVGTAVEGVSEGDAVIATGLSKDHYGACAEYVAVPDDRLAVLPAGVDLVEAGAAGVAAVTAWRALIDHAGLEPAETALIHGGSGGVGHAAVQIADAAGARVVTTAAPQYHDRLESFGADAVLDYGRDDLRDAVTAASSGGPDVILDHRLDDYLQFDADVAAHDARIVGIGENDPAIGFTNDGVARGKDLTYQFMSMFNTPRLADPLDAVAYLLGEGELEIEVAPTYDLEEVADAHEDVMADSFLGKLVVTP, from the coding sequence ATGCGCGCAGTCCGCTATCACGACTACGGCGGGAGTGGGGTACTGCAAGTCGACGACATCGACCGGCCCGACCCGGCCGACGACGAGGTGCTGATCGAGGTGGCGGCCGCGGGGGTCAACCCCGTCGACACCTACTTGATCGCGGGGTCGTACGAGCCGTTCACGCTGCCGATGATCCCCGGCGTGGACGCCGCCGGGGAAGCGGCCGAAGTGGGGACGGCCGTCGAGGGCGTAAGCGAGGGCGACGCCGTCATCGCGACGGGACTGAGCAAGGACCACTACGGCGCCTGTGCGGAGTACGTCGCGGTGCCGGACGATCGTCTCGCGGTCCTTCCGGCGGGCGTCGACCTCGTCGAAGCGGGCGCCGCGGGCGTCGCCGCCGTGACGGCGTGGCGCGCGCTGATCGATCACGCCGGACTGGAGCCGGCGGAGACGGCGCTGATCCACGGCGGAAGCGGCGGCGTCGGCCACGCGGCCGTCCAGATCGCCGACGCGGCTGGCGCGCGGGTCGTCACCACCGCTGCCCCGCAGTACCACGACCGCCTCGAATCCTTCGGCGCCGACGCCGTCCTCGACTACGGCCGTGACGACCTCCGGGACGCCGTGACCGCGGCGAGTTCGGGTGGCCCGGACGTGATCCTCGATCACCGACTCGACGACTACCTGCAGTTCGACGCGGACGTGGCCGCCCACGACGCCCGGATCGTCGGCATCGGCGAGAACGACCCCGCGATTGGCTTCACGAACGACGGCGTCGCACGCGGGAAAGACCTCACGTATCAGTTCATGAGTATGTTCAACACGCCGCGGCTGGCCGACCCGCTCGACGCCGTCGCGTACCTGCTCGGCGAGGGCGAACTCGAAATCGAGGTGGCCCCGACCTACGACTTAGAGGAGGTGGCCGACGCCCACGAGGACGTGATGGCCGACAGCTTCCTCGGGAAACTCGTCGTCACACCGTAG
- a CDS encoding SDR family oxidoreductase — MDTTFDFSGDVVLVTGACGALGSAVAEAFDAAGATVCGTDIVAPDDEDAQVDAERIDYYQGDFTDEGDVERVVDAVIDDHGRLDALVNVAGTWRGGDPIHETDADLFDFLFDVNLKTMFLASKHALPHLREAEGAVVSVSARSSLEGGEGDGIYRASKAGVRLLTETIAEENLGTVRANAVMPSVIDTPMNREMMTPDESWVDPADIADVVLFLCSDAATVTSGAAVPVYGEA, encoded by the coding sequence ATGGACACGACGTTCGACTTCTCGGGTGACGTAGTGCTCGTGACGGGAGCCTGTGGCGCACTCGGCAGCGCCGTCGCCGAAGCGTTCGACGCCGCCGGCGCGACGGTCTGTGGCACCGACATCGTCGCCCCCGACGACGAGGACGCACAGGTCGACGCGGAACGCATCGACTACTATCAGGGTGACTTCACCGACGAGGGCGACGTGGAACGGGTCGTCGACGCGGTGATCGACGACCACGGCCGACTGGACGCGCTGGTGAACGTCGCCGGGACGTGGCGTGGCGGTGACCCGATCCACGAGACGGACGCCGACCTGTTCGACTTCCTGTTCGACGTGAACCTGAAGACGATGTTTCTCGCCTCGAAACACGCCCTGCCCCACCTCCGAGAGGCGGAGGGGGCGGTCGTCTCGGTATCCGCCCGGTCGTCCTTGGAGGGCGGCGAGGGCGACGGCATCTACCGCGCGAGCAAGGCGGGCGTCCGCCTGCTGACCGAGACCATCGCCGAGGAGAACCTGGGGACGGTGCGAGCGAACGCCGTCATGCCGAGTGTCATCGACACGCCGATGAACCGCGAGATGATGACGCCCGACGAGTCGTGGGTCGATCCGGCCGACATCGCCGACGTGGTCCTGTTCCTCTGTTCGGACGCCGCGACGGTGACCAGCGGCGCCGCCGTCCCCGTCTACGGCGAAGCGTAG
- a CDS encoding sodium-dependent transporter: MAQQQRETWATRLGFILAAVGSAVGLGNVWQFPFQTGANGGAAFIVVYLLAVFLIGFPAMLSEFVVGRRAERNPIDAFARLGRRNWKVVGVLGTISAFWILSFYSVVGGWVIRYVVGSATGAYFGGSEAYFGAIAAGPEAIGFHAVFMALTVGVVAFGVTDGIERSTKLMVPSIVLLLGGLAVWASTLDGGAAGYAYYLSPDIGALRANLGTILPAAVGQAFFTLSLGMGAMITYASYLGRDDSLPVDGATIVVLNTFVGLLAGLVVFPILFSLGVKPGTGGLGAAFITLAGAFAQLPAGRFLGVAFFVVLLLAALSSAISLLEVVTSYLVDNTDRSRSTLAVALGGGIFLLGVPSAFGLSILGWYNAIAYNLLLPLSVLSLLLFVGWVDADEAVAELRRGTGLSESGAVAWLWFVRTVVPFGVLVTLLLGLQTLAVDAGLLAEAIV, from the coding sequence ATGGCCCAACAACAGCGCGAGACGTGGGCGACGCGGCTCGGGTTCATCCTCGCCGCCGTCGGGAGCGCGGTCGGTCTGGGGAACGTCTGGCAGTTCCCGTTCCAGACGGGCGCGAACGGCGGCGCGGCGTTCATCGTCGTCTACCTCCTCGCAGTCTTCCTGATCGGCTTCCCCGCGATGCTCTCCGAGTTCGTCGTCGGCCGGCGCGCCGAGCGCAATCCGATCGACGCCTTCGCCCGCCTCGGCCGTCGGAACTGGAAGGTCGTCGGCGTCCTCGGGACGATTTCGGCGTTCTGGATCCTATCCTTTTATAGCGTCGTCGGCGGCTGGGTGATCCGGTACGTCGTCGGCAGCGCCACCGGAGCGTACTTCGGCGGCTCCGAGGCGTACTTCGGCGCCATCGCCGCCGGTCCCGAGGCGATCGGGTTCCACGCCGTCTTCATGGCGCTGACCGTCGGCGTCGTCGCCTTCGGCGTCACGGACGGTATCGAGCGATCGACCAAGCTGATGGTGCCGAGCATCGTCCTCCTTCTGGGTGGCCTCGCCGTCTGGGCGAGCACCCTCGACGGTGGCGCCGCCGGCTACGCCTACTACCTCTCGCCCGATATCGGCGCCCTCCGTGCCAACCTCGGGACGATCCTTCCCGCCGCGGTGGGGCAGGCCTTCTTCACCCTCTCGCTCGGGATGGGGGCGATGATCACCTACGCGTCCTATCTGGGCCGCGACGACTCCCTGCCGGTCGACGGCGCGACCATTGTGGTACTCAACACGTTCGTCGGCCTGCTGGCGGGGCTGGTGGTCTTCCCCATCCTCTTCTCGCTCGGCGTGAAGCCCGGAACCGGCGGTCTCGGTGCCGCGTTCATCACCCTCGCGGGCGCGTTCGCGCAGTTGCCAGCCGGGCGCTTTCTCGGCGTCGCCTTCTTCGTCGTCCTCCTGCTCGCGGCGCTGTCGTCCGCGATCAGCCTGCTGGAGGTCGTGACGTCGTATCTGGTCGACAACACCGACCGCTCGCGGTCGACGCTCGCCGTCGCGCTGGGGGGTGGCATCTTCCTGCTGGGCGTGCCGAGCGCGTTCGGCCTGTCGATCCTTGGATGGTACAACGCCATCGCCTACAACCTCCTGCTCCCGCTCTCGGTGCTCTCCTTGCTCCTGTTCGTCGGGTGGGTCGACGCCGACGAGGCGGTGGCCGAACTCCGACGGGGCACGGGTCTGAGCGAATCCGGCGCCGTCGCGTGGCTCTGGTTCGTCCGCACCGTCGTCCCGTTCGGCGTTCTGGTGACGCTGCTGCTCGGCCTCCAGACCCTCGCCGTCGACGCCGGACTGCTGGCCGAGGCCATCGTGTAG